The Candidatus Methanomethylophilaceae archaeon genome includes a window with the following:
- a CDS encoding rubrerythrin family protein yields MMELKGSKTEANLQAAFAGESQARNKYTYYASQAQKEGYEQIASIFLETAGNEQEHAKIWFKKLHGGSVPKTVENLKDAASGENYEFNVMYAQFAKEAREEGFEEIADLFEAVGKIEKEHEERYLALLKNIEDGVVFKKDKVVMWKCRNCGYIHIATEAPKVCPVCKHPQSFFEVRATNW; encoded by the coding sequence ATAATGGAACTCAAAGGATCCAAAACAGAAGCCAACCTGCAAGCCGCATTCGCTGGAGAGAGCCAGGCCAGAAACAAATACACTTACTACGCGTCCCAGGCCCAGAAAGAAGGATACGAGCAGATTGCCAGCATTTTCCTTGAGACCGCTGGGAACGAGCAGGAGCATGCGAAAATATGGTTCAAAAAGCTCCACGGCGGATCCGTTCCCAAAACCGTCGAAAACCTCAAAGATGCCGCGAGCGGGGAGAACTACGAGTTCAACGTCATGTATGCCCAGTTCGCCAAAGAGGCCAGGGAAGAGGGATTCGAGGAGATCGCAGACCTTTTCGAAGCCGTCGGAAAGATCGAGAAAGAGCACGAGGAGAGATATCTCGCGCTCCTGAAGAACATCGAAGATGGCGTCGTCTTCAAGAAAGACAAAGTCGTCATGTGGAAATGCCGCAACTGCGGATACATCCACATAGCCACTGAGGCGCCCAAGGTCTGCCCTGTGTGCAAGCACCCCCAGTCCTTCTTCGAAGTAAGAGCCACAAACTGGTGA
- a CDS encoding beta-CASP ribonuclease aCPSF1 → MNVERLFENLSKEVRRLVPSDMSITSIEFEGPLIVVYTDEYEKFSSNDSLARMLAQSIHRRVDIRPDRSTLADSAEVEEKIRSMIPESAEIFDINFIEETGEAIVEAINPNEVIGKEGQRLGGIRKETGWNVKVMRAPPIPSKTVSDVRGYLRSNHDERQAMLKKVAKSISRDILPGEQWVRVTTMGGFRQVGRSASLLMTKESRVLIDCGLDPSSDATPYFAIPEADISKIDAVVVTHAHLDHCGTLPALFKYGYDGPVYCTAPTRDLMALLQLDNIKLSFGENKKNLYESRDVRKEILHTIALKYNETTDIAPDIRLTLHNAGHILGSAIAHFHIGDGLHNVAFSGDTKYEKTWLFNPATNRFPRLETLVIESTYGGQKDYQPSRADASQELGRHLLSAAEHGGKVLIPVFAVGRSQEVMLVIEELMRKGTIPKCPVYLDGMIWEATAIHTAYPEYLNNQLRTQIFQQNENPFLSPIFKRVETADMREEICHSPDPCIVLATSGMMSGGPVMEYFREWADDEKNWLLFVGYQSEGSMGKTIQRGRNQITLNMRGKSIDLEIKLQRATVDGFSGHSDRKQLMKYIGSLEPKPDRIIIGHGEDRKCTDLASSIYKRYSIETKAPMNLETIRLK, encoded by the coding sequence ATGAATGTAGAAAGACTGTTCGAGAACCTCTCAAAAGAGGTGCGGAGGCTGGTCCCTTCGGACATGAGCATAACCTCCATAGAGTTCGAGGGTCCTCTCATCGTGGTCTATACTGATGAGTATGAGAAGTTCTCCTCCAACGATTCGTTAGCGCGCATGCTGGCGCAGAGCATACATCGCAGAGTCGATATCCGGCCTGACAGATCCACTCTCGCGGATTCGGCGGAGGTAGAAGAGAAAATCCGCTCAATGATCCCTGAATCAGCGGAGATTTTTGACATCAATTTCATCGAGGAGACCGGAGAGGCCATCGTGGAGGCTATCAACCCCAACGAGGTCATCGGCAAGGAAGGGCAGCGCCTGGGCGGCATAAGGAAGGAGACCGGATGGAATGTCAAGGTGATGAGAGCCCCACCGATCCCTTCGAAGACAGTCTCCGACGTCAGAGGATATCTCAGATCGAACCATGACGAGCGCCAGGCGATGCTCAAGAAGGTCGCCAAAAGCATCTCAAGGGACATCCTTCCCGGCGAGCAGTGGGTCAGAGTGACCACGATGGGAGGGTTCAGGCAGGTAGGGAGATCCGCTTCGCTTCTTATGACCAAGGAAAGCAGGGTCCTCATAGACTGCGGATTGGACCCCAGCTCCGACGCCACGCCTTATTTCGCTATCCCCGAAGCCGACATCAGCAAGATCGACGCCGTGGTCGTAACGCATGCTCACCTGGACCACTGCGGCACGCTTCCAGCGCTTTTCAAATACGGCTATGACGGCCCGGTCTATTGCACCGCGCCCACCAGAGATTTGATGGCGCTGCTCCAATTGGATAACATCAAACTCAGCTTCGGAGAGAACAAGAAGAATCTCTACGAGTCAAGGGACGTCAGGAAAGAGATACTTCATACAATCGCCCTCAAGTACAACGAGACCACCGATATCGCCCCCGACATAAGGCTTACTCTGCACAATGCCGGGCACATCCTTGGATCTGCGATAGCCCATTTCCACATCGGAGACGGCCTTCACAACGTAGCGTTCTCAGGCGACACCAAATATGAGAAGACATGGCTTTTCAATCCTGCCACAAACAGGTTCCCTAGGCTCGAGACCTTGGTCATAGAATCCACATACGGCGGCCAGAAGGATTACCAGCCGTCCAGGGCGGACGCGTCCCAGGAGCTTGGCAGGCATCTCTTATCTGCGGCGGAGCACGGCGGGAAGGTTCTGATACCGGTTTTCGCCGTCGGAAGGTCCCAGGAAGTCATGCTGGTCATCGAGGAGCTGATGCGCAAGGGCACCATCCCCAAATGCCCGGTCTATCTGGACGGGATGATTTGGGAGGCTACCGCCATCCATACGGCATATCCAGAATATCTCAACAACCAGCTGAGGACACAGATATTCCAGCAGAATGAGAATCCCTTCCTTTCCCCGATTTTCAAGAGGGTAGAGACCGCCGATATGAGGGAGGAGATCTGCCATTCTCCCGACCCGTGCATAGTTCTCGCCACCAGCGGAATGATGTCCGGCGGCCCGGTCATGGAGTATTTCCGGGAATGGGCCGACGACGAGAAGAATTGGCTCCTCTTCGTGGGATACCAATCCGAGGGGAGCATGGGAAAGACGATCCAGAGGGGAAGGAACCAGATCACCCTGAACATGAGGGGCAAGTCCATAGACCTCGAAATCAAGCTTCAGAGGGCCACCGTGGACGGTTTCTCAGGACACTCCGACAGGAAGCAGCTGATGAAGTACATCGGGTCCTTGGAGCCGAAGCCGGACAGGATAATAATCGGCCATGGGGAAGATCGCAAGTGCACCGATCTGGCTTCTTCGATATACAAGAGATACAGCATCGAAACTAAAGCGCCTATGAATCTGGAGACCATACGTCTCAAATGA
- the hmgA gene encoding hydroxymethylglutaryl-CoA reductase (NADPH): MAERKGLKNRGYSEEDAEDRRTAVEEFTGVRFDQIHRCGFDYPAASKNIENMIGVTQIPLGFAGPIRINGEHAQGEFLVPLATTEGALVASISRGMSVITKSGGASARVFGDAMTRAPVFRVRDLSHCVQVMDWVDRNEPALKNIVESTTSHGKLVRIEKFPDGRSLFLRFSFSTGDAMGMNMATIASEAMCREIEKETGAILVSVSGNMCSDKKPAAINLIEGRGKTVVAEAKIPKEMVEKSLHATSASIVETNTRKNLIGSAMAGTLGSNAHAANMAAALYIATGQDPAQIVGCSMSMTSCEDLDGDLYISVRVPAVEVGTVGGGTRLPCQREALEMIGCLGEGKAKKLGEIVAATILAGELSTLAAQAAGQLGSAHASLGR; the protein is encoded by the coding sequence ATGGCCGAACGCAAGGGGCTCAAGAACCGCGGATACAGCGAGGAAGACGCTGAGGACCGCAGAACCGCCGTCGAGGAATTCACGGGCGTCAGGTTCGATCAGATCCATAGGTGCGGATTCGATTATCCCGCGGCATCGAAGAACATCGAGAACATGATAGGGGTCACGCAGATCCCGCTCGGTTTCGCCGGGCCCATCAGGATAAATGGGGAGCATGCGCAGGGGGAGTTTCTGGTGCCTCTCGCGACCACAGAGGGCGCTTTGGTAGCGTCGATATCCCGCGGGATGTCTGTGATCACCAAGTCCGGAGGCGCTTCGGCGCGCGTGTTCGGCGATGCCATGACCAGAGCTCCGGTCTTCAGGGTCCGCGATCTGAGCCACTGCGTCCAGGTCATGGATTGGGTCGACAGGAACGAGCCGGCCCTGAAAAACATCGTGGAATCCACGACATCGCATGGGAAACTGGTGAGGATTGAGAAGTTCCCGGATGGAAGGAGCCTTTTCCTGAGGTTCTCATTCTCGACCGGCGATGCCATGGGGATGAACATGGCTACGATAGCGTCGGAGGCGATGTGCAGGGAGATAGAGAAAGAGACGGGGGCGATTCTGGTCTCGGTATCCGGGAATATGTGCTCCGACAAGAAGCCTGCGGCGATCAACCTCATAGAGGGCCGCGGAAAGACCGTTGTGGCCGAGGCGAAAATCCCGAAGGAGATGGTGGAGAAGTCGCTCCATGCCACTTCGGCGTCGATAGTCGAGACCAATACCCGGAAAAATCTGATTGGAAGCGCCATGGCCGGGACGCTGGGTTCCAACGCCCATGCGGCGAACATGGCCGCTGCCCTGTACATAGCCACCGGGCAGGATCCCGCGCAGATCGTCGGCTGCAGCATGTCTATGACCTCATGCGAGGATTTGGACGGGGACCTCTACATCAGCGTCAGGGTTCCTGCCGTAGAAGTGGGAACCGTAGGCGGCGGAACCCGTCTGCCGTGCCAGAGGGAGGCGCTGGAGATGATCGGGTGCCTGGGCGAAGGAAAAGCCAAGAAATTGGGTGAAATCGTAGCGGCCACGATCCTGGCCGGTGAGCTTTCGACGTTGGCGGCCCAGGCTGCCGGGCAATTGGGCAGCGCCCACGCTTCGCTCGGAAGGTGA
- a CDS encoding adenosylcobalamin-dependent ribonucleoside-diphosphate reductase yields the protein MEISDWLGEDNQLGTDIWERKYRHAGENFEQWLNRVSAGDDDIKKLIRQKKFLFGGRILANRGLQRSGLKVTLSNCYVLSSPEDSIESIFETAGKLARTFSYGGGAGIDISKLAPRGAKINNTASQTSGAVSFTDLYSMVTGLIGQHGRRGALMLTISCEHPDMEEFMSVKTNLDRVTKANMSIRMTDKFMETVRDRGIYTQKFYRPESGETITKEVNAAEFFSKMCAANWDYGEPGCLFWDRISSWNLLSEFPDYSYESTNPCAEEPLPAGGSCLLGSINLSAFVENGVFQMEDFKKAVRVCVRGLNDVLDEGLPLHPLEEQKESVRNWRQIGLGIMGLADMLIELGYRYGSPEAADFCNKLGKIMADTAMNESALMAKELGMFPKCVPQQIVDSPYFKENASEETKELVLQYGLRNSQLLTIAPTGTLSTMIGISGGIEPIFAISYERRTTSLSDHDEYYKVYTPVVQAYMNTHPEVQKDEDLPDIFVTAQNLDYRERIEMQATWQKHIDASISSTVNLPEEFPMEDVYYIYMYAWESGCKGVTVFRDGCKRLGILSTKSSEKKDEPEEKEEPRKKAVVRAASDNLVGKKRKLMTGCGSLHCTAFFDPETGDLVEAYLNKGSTGGCNNFMVGLSRMISLAARSGCGVDEIIDQLKSCGSCPSYVVRTHTKRDTSIGSCCPMAVGWALRDMYDEMQSQLKGIPESKDPEAPSRNIKNPCPKCGAELEFQGGCNTCKSCGWSKCD from the coding sequence ATGGAAATATCCGATTGGCTGGGAGAAGACAATCAGCTGGGCACAGACATATGGGAGCGGAAATACCGCCATGCCGGGGAGAATTTCGAGCAATGGCTCAATCGCGTGAGCGCTGGCGATGACGACATCAAAAAACTGATCCGCCAGAAGAAGTTCCTTTTCGGCGGGAGGATCCTTGCCAACAGAGGACTCCAGCGCAGCGGCCTCAAAGTCACATTGTCCAACTGCTATGTCCTATCGTCGCCGGAGGATTCCATAGAATCGATCTTCGAAACGGCAGGAAAACTGGCCCGCACATTCAGCTATGGCGGCGGAGCGGGGATAGACATATCCAAGCTGGCTCCCCGCGGAGCGAAAATCAACAATACCGCATCCCAAACCTCGGGCGCGGTATCTTTCACCGACTTATATTCGATGGTAACCGGCCTCATAGGCCAGCACGGCCGCCGCGGAGCGCTTATGCTGACCATCTCATGCGAGCACCCCGACATGGAGGAATTCATGTCCGTCAAGACCAACCTGGATAGGGTTACCAAAGCCAACATGTCCATCCGCATGACGGACAAATTCATGGAGACCGTCCGCGACAGGGGCATTTACACCCAGAAATTCTACCGCCCCGAAAGCGGCGAGACAATCACCAAAGAAGTCAACGCGGCAGAATTCTTCAGCAAGATGTGCGCGGCCAATTGGGACTATGGGGAGCCGGGATGCCTGTTCTGGGACAGGATATCCTCATGGAACCTTCTGAGCGAATTCCCCGATTACTCCTACGAATCCACCAACCCATGCGCGGAAGAGCCCCTCCCCGCCGGAGGGAGCTGCCTGCTCGGAAGCATAAACCTGTCGGCTTTCGTCGAGAACGGCGTCTTCCAGATGGAGGACTTCAAGAAAGCCGTCAGAGTCTGCGTCCGCGGGCTCAACGACGTCCTTGACGAGGGGCTTCCCCTGCACCCCTTGGAGGAACAGAAGGAATCCGTGAGGAACTGGAGGCAGATCGGGCTCGGAATAATGGGGCTTGCCGACATGCTGATAGAGCTTGGCTACAGATACGGATCGCCTGAAGCGGCAGACTTCTGCAACAAACTCGGCAAAATAATGGCGGACACGGCGATGAACGAATCCGCCCTCATGGCCAAAGAATTAGGAATGTTCCCCAAATGCGTCCCGCAGCAGATCGTGGATTCCCCGTATTTCAAGGAGAATGCGTCCGAGGAGACCAAAGAGCTGGTCCTGCAGTACGGTCTGAGAAATTCCCAGCTTCTCACGATCGCCCCCACCGGCACCCTGTCCACCATGATAGGCATCTCGGGAGGCATAGAGCCCATCTTCGCCATCTCGTACGAAAGGAGGACCACATCCCTGTCCGACCATGACGAGTATTACAAAGTGTACACGCCGGTGGTCCAAGCCTACATGAACACTCACCCGGAGGTCCAGAAGGACGAGGACCTGCCGGACATATTTGTGACCGCCCAGAACCTCGATTACAGAGAAAGAATCGAGATGCAGGCCACCTGGCAGAAGCACATCGACGCGTCGATCAGCTCCACGGTCAACCTGCCCGAGGAATTCCCGATGGAGGATGTCTATTACATCTACATGTACGCGTGGGAGTCCGGGTGCAAAGGCGTCACCGTATTCCGCGACGGATGCAAGAGATTGGGCATCCTGTCCACCAAGAGCTCCGAAAAGAAAGATGAGCCCGAGGAGAAGGAAGAGCCCAGGAAGAAGGCGGTCGTCAGGGCGGCGTCCGATAACCTTGTCGGAAAGAAGCGCAAGCTGATGACGGGATGCGGAAGCCTGCATTGCACTGCGTTCTTCGATCCCGAGACCGGCGATCTGGTGGAAGCGTACCTCAACAAAGGATCGACCGGAGGATGCAACAACTTCATGGTCGGACTCTCCAGGATGATCTCCCTCGCGGCAAGATCCGGCTGCGGTGTGGACGAGATCATCGATCAGCTGAAATCCTGCGGCTCCTGCCCGTCATATGTCGTGCGCACCCACACCAAGAGAGACACCAGCATCGGTTCCTGCTGTCCCATGGCGGTCGGTTGGGCCCTCAGGGATATGTACGACGAAATGCAGAGCCAGCTAAAAGGAATCCCGGAATCCAAGGATCCCGAGGCTCCCTCCAGGAACATCAAGAACCCCTGCCCCAAATGCGGTGCGGAATTGGAGTTCCAGGGCGGATGCAACACCTGCAAATCCTGCGGCTGGTCCAAGTGCGATTGA
- a CDS encoding proteasome subunit beta, whose amino-acid sequence MADNVIKTGTTTIGIKLADGVILATDRRASTNFAVDKGTRKLFKLSDNLGVTTAGAVGQLQVAVRFLQGHILEYNIKKGVPMTVSTAAVYTSRVIMGLEIGLIIGGYDSTGGHVFEVAGDGSSLEMDYMSVGSGSVFAFGVLDAQYKPGMTKEEGMRLAVTALSSSIKRDLFSGDGMLMAYIGPDGYQEFSDEEIRSICASIGFSQYPN is encoded by the coding sequence ATGGCAGATAACGTTATTAAAACCGGGACGACCACCATAGGGATTAAACTCGCGGACGGTGTTATCCTCGCCACCGACAGGAGGGCTTCCACAAATTTCGCGGTCGACAAAGGGACCCGCAAGCTCTTCAAGCTCTCGGACAATCTCGGAGTCACAACCGCCGGGGCCGTAGGTCAGCTCCAGGTAGCGGTCAGATTCCTTCAGGGGCACATATTGGAATACAACATCAAGAAGGGAGTCCCGATGACTGTCAGCACGGCTGCGGTCTACACTTCCAGGGTTATCATGGGCCTCGAAATAGGGCTCATCATCGGAGGATATGACAGCACCGGAGGCCATGTCTTCGAGGTTGCCGGAGATGGCAGCAGCCTCGAGATGGACTACATGTCCGTGGGAAGCGGATCCGTTTTCGCGTTCGGAGTTCTAGATGCGCAATACAAGCCCGGGATGACCAAAGAAGAAGGAATGAGGCTTGCGGTCACCGCGCTCAGCTCCTCGATCAAGAGAGATCTCTTCTCGGGCGATGGTATGCTGATGGCATACATAGGACCCGACGGGTACCAGGAATTCTCCGACGAGGAGATAAGGTCCATCTGTGCTTCCATCGGGTTCAGCCAGTATCCCAACTGA
- a CDS encoding peroxiredoxin → MEIGDRFPDFTLPDENGEEFSSSSLEGVRYVIYFYSKDNTPGCTKEAQEFTALFPKFMLRNIPIIGVSKDSSASHRKFIDSKELKIKLLSDPNHELMEKVGAWGTKISYGKETVGTIRSTFIVGKDGNVEAAWHNVKAGGHAEKVFDRALSLFKNE, encoded by the coding sequence ATGGAGATTGGAGACAGATTCCCGGATTTCACGCTTCCAGACGAGAACGGAGAGGAATTTTCCTCTTCCTCGCTTGAAGGCGTGCGCTATGTGATTTATTTCTATTCCAAGGACAACACCCCCGGGTGCACCAAAGAGGCCCAGGAGTTCACGGCTTTGTTCCCGAAGTTCATGCTCAGGAACATCCCTATAATCGGCGTGAGCAAGGATTCGTCTGCGTCCCACAGGAAATTCATAGACTCAAAGGAACTCAAAATCAAGCTTCTCAGCGACCCCAACCATGAGCTCATGGAGAAAGTCGGAGCTTGGGGCACCAAGATCAGCTATGGCAAAGAGACTGTGGGAACGATACGCTCTACATTCATCGTCGGCAAGGACGGAAACGTCGAAGCCGCTTGGCATAATGTGAAAGCCGGCGGGCATGCGGAGAAAGTTTTCGACAGGGCCCTTTCTCTTTTCAAGAATGAATGA
- a CDS encoding phenylalanine--tRNA ligase subunit beta, translating into MPVINFKYSDLCTMLGRDVPQDTLVDRIPMIGADMHETESGCEDMSVEFFPDRPDLYSVEGLARGMRAFLDIEPGMKTYDMGETDIEVTVDPSVKSVRPYFLCGVVLGVVIDDEILRAMMELQEKLHITIGRKRSKLAIGIHDLDKVEPPFTYRLADPHSIRFVPLAKTEEMDLEGILRTHEKGVAYAHLLDGMEKYPVILDKNGNVLSFPPIINGALTTVTTGRHNLFIDVTGNDRKAVKGALDIVCTALAERGGKIMRVKMHDGGETFMSPDLSPMHIDISASECDRFLGKNLGPDGTVECLRRMGMDAIADGDTVHVTYPAYRLDIMHKVDIFEDVATGYGFDRFGGSYRLDQTAGGLEPITSFSESIRDIAIGMGYSEVNTLTLSSEKEEFVLSGLPKIDNVRVLNPITEDHTCLRSYLMPSLIRILKHNKHRDLPQKIFEVGYVVRDEKTVPHLCVMATASKTPFAEIKGVAEGILKELGCEHSVRACDYPTFIPGRGAEIVMGDEPIGFFGEMAPSIVIGYEITHPVMFVEMDLSKIIAEKKTTLF; encoded by the coding sequence ATGCCTGTCATCAACTTCAAGTATAGCGACCTTTGCACCATGCTCGGCCGCGATGTCCCCCAAGACACATTGGTGGATAGGATCCCCATGATCGGCGCGGACATGCATGAGACTGAAAGCGGATGCGAGGACATGTCCGTGGAATTCTTCCCGGACCGTCCTGATCTTTACAGCGTCGAAGGTCTCGCCAGAGGAATGAGGGCTTTCCTCGACATCGAGCCGGGGATGAAGACATATGACATGGGAGAGACCGACATCGAAGTTACCGTAGATCCCAGCGTCAAATCGGTAAGGCCATACTTCTTGTGCGGCGTCGTTCTGGGCGTCGTCATTGACGATGAGATCCTCAGGGCGATGATGGAGCTCCAGGAGAAGCTCCACATAACTATCGGAAGGAAGAGGAGCAAGCTTGCCATCGGGATACATGATCTCGATAAAGTCGAGCCTCCATTCACGTACAGATTGGCCGATCCGCACAGCATCAGGTTCGTTCCTCTGGCCAAGACCGAGGAGATGGATTTGGAAGGCATCCTCAGGACGCATGAGAAAGGCGTCGCATATGCACATCTTCTGGATGGCATGGAAAAATATCCGGTCATTCTGGATAAGAACGGAAATGTTCTTTCGTTCCCTCCGATCATAAACGGCGCTCTAACCACGGTGACCACTGGCAGGCACAATCTATTCATAGACGTCACCGGGAACGACCGCAAAGCCGTGAAAGGCGCTCTGGACATAGTCTGCACTGCTCTGGCCGAGCGCGGAGGGAAGATCATGCGCGTCAAGATGCATGATGGCGGCGAGACTTTCATGTCTCCAGATCTTTCCCCTATGCACATCGACATATCCGCTTCGGAATGCGACAGATTCCTTGGGAAGAATCTTGGTCCAGATGGGACTGTGGAATGCCTCCGCAGGATGGGCATGGATGCCATCGCTGATGGAGATACGGTTCATGTGACATATCCGGCTTACAGGTTGGACATCATGCATAAGGTGGATATCTTCGAGGATGTCGCCACCGGATACGGGTTCGATAGGTTCGGAGGGTCTTACAGATTGGATCAGACCGCCGGCGGTTTAGAGCCTATAACCTCCTTCTCAGAAAGCATCAGAGACATCGCTATCGGGATGGGATATTCCGAGGTCAACACTCTGACCCTGAGCAGCGAGAAAGAGGAGTTCGTCCTTTCTGGGCTTCCGAAGATCGACAATGTGCGCGTGCTCAACCCGATCACGGAGGACCACACCTGCTTGAGATCCTATTTGATGCCCAGTCTCATACGCATTCTGAAGCACAACAAGCACCGCGACCTTCCGCAGAAAATCTTCGAGGTGGGATACGTCGTCAGGGATGAGAAAACCGTCCCCCATCTGTGCGTCATGGCCACCGCATCCAAGACCCCGTTCGCGGAGATCAAAGGGGTTGCCGAAGGCATCCTCAAAGAGCTGGGATGCGAGCATTCCGTAAGGGCATGCGATTATCCCACGTTCATCCCTGGGAGGGGCGCGGAGATAGTCATGGGAGATGAGCCCATCGGTTTCTTCGGCGAGATGGCCCCGTCCATAGTCATAGGTTATGAGATAACGCACCCTGTGATGTTCGTCGAGATGGATCTTTCTAAGATCATCGCCGAGAAGAAAACAACGCTATTCTGA
- a CDS encoding electron transfer flavoprotein subunit alpha/FixB family protein gives MSGCEGGSCSTCSSDQERLPPGMLKKYDLNSSTADGILVWAETDGAALARESGELISAASKLSDGRVYVTLFGGPEMKSLYPTVFGYGTDTIYHVRGKGTEQYAPETFAEALAQVAERTNPAAILIGATPRGRETAPRLAAMLGTGLTADCTGLRAEGRKIIMTRPAFGGNLYADIECTSFPQMATVRRGTFEAPAPREGKGTAIYWQYQGDLTKEILSENRSKEDTQDICEARVLISLGAGIRDRTIVELAEEAAKSVDGAMVCCSRALVERGWMPPSRQVGMSGRTVRPDLYIAFGISGSVQHRAGISGAKKIIAVNTDKKAPIHEFADLSIISDAEPVLRSISKLLG, from the coding sequence ATGAGCGGCTGCGAAGGAGGTTCGTGTTCGACATGCTCCAGCGATCAGGAAAGACTTCCTCCCGGCATGCTGAAAAAATACGACTTGAACAGCTCCACGGCCGACGGGATTCTGGTATGGGCCGAAACTGATGGAGCTGCGCTGGCAAGGGAGAGCGGGGAGCTCATATCCGCCGCTTCCAAGCTATCGGATGGGAGAGTTTACGTCACCCTTTTCGGAGGCCCCGAGATGAAATCCCTGTATCCGACGGTATTCGGGTATGGGACTGATACCATATACCATGTCCGCGGAAAGGGCACCGAACAATATGCCCCCGAGACTTTCGCGGAAGCTCTGGCGCAGGTGGCCGAACGCACCAATCCAGCGGCGATACTCATAGGCGCCACACCCCGCGGCAGAGAGACCGCCCCCAGACTGGCTGCCATGCTGGGAACGGGGCTGACCGCCGATTGCACCGGCCTCAGAGCGGAAGGAAGGAAGATCATAATGACCCGCCCAGCTTTCGGAGGAAATCTGTATGCCGACATCGAATGCACTTCGTTCCCCCAGATGGCCACCGTCCGCAGGGGGACTTTCGAGGCACCGGCGCCGCGGGAGGGCAAAGGAACCGCCATCTATTGGCAATACCAAGGCGATCTGACAAAAGAAATCCTCTCTGAGAATCGCTCGAAAGAGGACACCCAAGACATCTGCGAAGCCAGAGTTCTCATCTCGCTTGGAGCTGGAATTCGTGATAGAACTATAGTGGAACTAGCAGAAGAAGCCGCGAAATCCGTGGATGGAGCTATGGTGTGCTGCTCCAGAGCGCTGGTAGAGAGAGGATGGATGCCGCCATCCCGCCAGGTTGGAATGTCCGGCAGGACCGTCAGACCAGACCTATACATCGCATTCGGAATCTCAGGGTCGGTCCAGCATCGCGCAGGCATATCTGGTGCCAAGAAAATCATAGCGGTGAACACGGATAAGAAAGCACCTATTCATGAGTTCGCCGACCTGAGCATCATTTCGGACGCTGAGCCGGTGCTGAGATCGATATCCAAATTGCTCGGGTGA
- a CDS encoding tetratricopeptide repeat protein, protein MTSDAAFEAISKARRQADSNNATGAVNTLETYLATDPHNTKPRLELAKISIYNLKDLRYGLMQLDIIMDLEPENTDAMKAAVTVMSEDKKYTEKTLEIFDKLLVLEPTADVYNLYAKFLRRQTGDFKKAGEYYEKALALKPNDVDIHQNYAVLLLNDLHDYPKAKEELEFLLQKKPGDQKIRKAYERLMKQKFDKDGNPKKSIFGWKRRRATLKSFDC, encoded by the coding sequence ATGACGTCGGACGCGGCATTCGAAGCGATCAGCAAAGCCAGGAGGCAGGCCGACAGCAACAACGCCACCGGAGCGGTCAACACGCTGGAGACTTATCTGGCTACGGACCCCCATAACACCAAGCCTCGGCTGGAACTGGCCAAGATTTCCATCTACAATCTGAAAGACCTCAGGTATGGCCTGATGCAGCTGGATATCATCATGGATCTGGAGCCCGAAAACACCGATGCCATGAAAGCTGCGGTCACGGTGATGTCGGAAGACAAGAAATACACCGAAAAAACATTGGAAATCTTCGATAAACTTCTGGTTCTTGAGCCCACGGCCGACGTGTACAACCTTTACGCCAAATTCCTCAGACGCCAGACGGGGGATTTCAAGAAAGCCGGCGAATACTATGAGAAAGCCCTGGCCCTCAAGCCGAACGACGTCGACATCCATCAGAATTATGCGGTGCTGCTTCTGAACGACCTCCACGACTATCCCAAAGCGAAGGAGGAGCTGGAATTCCTGCTTCAAAAGAAGCCGGGAGACCAGAAGATCAGGAAGGCCTACGAGCGCCTGATGAAGCAGAAATTCGATAAAGACGGGAACCCAAAGAAATCCATTTTCGGATGGAAGCGGCGACGAGCGACGTTAAAAAGCTTTGATTGCTGA